One region of Scophthalmus maximus strain ysfricsl-2021 chromosome 15, ASM2237912v1, whole genome shotgun sequence genomic DNA includes:
- the adprs gene encoding ADP-ribosylhydrolase ARH3, producing MAMTAARAAAAAAGGPASLSRFRGALVAAVLGDCVGGEFEGAEEVPMESVLQHLNGLDDETKGSGILEYSDDTAMARCVVQSLLTRTGFDEHDMARRFAKEYSTSPGRGYGSGVIQVLKKLSSPHLSDVYQPARDQFNGRGSFGNGGAMRAAPFALAFPELADVKRFARLGAMLTHSCSLGYNGAVLQALAVHLSLQGALDLPQQFISRLITEMEEVEGDEAARKDARILKEAEKPFCERLHRVRDLMDRSQVSVEEVISELGNGIAALHSVPTAIFCVLHCLQPRECLPENYGGLERTISYSLALGGDTDTIACMAGAIAGAHYGIEAIPQSWMKCCEGAEDADINAERLHRLYHQSLQGGGSGTGEQSREFRSVKKSNSSNGTEKKNEAE from the exons ATGGCGATGACGGCGgcgagagcggcggcggcggcggcagggggCCCGGCGTCTTTGTCCCGGTTCCGGGGAGCGCTGGTGGCGGCGGTGCTCGGGGACTGTGTCGGCGGAGAGTTCGAGGGAGCGGAGGAGGTTCCCATGGAGAGCGTGCTGCAGCACCTGAACGGCCTGGACGACGAGACCAAAGGAAGCG gtattCTTGAGTACAGTGATGACACGGCAATGGCTCGTTGTGTGGTCCAGTCTCTACTTACTCGTACAGGCTTCGATGAGCACGACATGGCTCGCAG GTTTGCCAAGGAGTACAGTACATCCCCTGGTCGTGGTTACGGTTCTGGAGTGATCCAGGTACTGAAGAAGCTGTCCTCCCCCCATCTCAGTGACGTGTACCAGCCAGCCAGGGACCAGTTTAATGGTCGGGGCTCCTTTGGGAATGGGGGGGCCATGAGGGCGGCTCCCTTCGCGCTGGCTTTCCCTGAACTGGCTGATGTTAAAAGG TTTGCCCGTCTGGGCGCCATGCTGACCCACTCCTGCTCCCTGGGTTACAACGGAGCCGTGCTGCAGGCGTTAGCTGTGCACCTCTCCCTGCAGGGGGCGCTAGATTTACCTCAGCAGTTCATTAGCAGGCTCAtcacagagatggaggaagtggagggcGATGAAGCAGCACGCAAAGATGCCAGAAT CCTCAAGGAAGCAGAGAAGCCATTCTGTGAGCGCCTCCACAGAGTCAGAGACCTGATGGATAGGAGCCAGGTCAGCGTAGAGGAGGTCATCTCTGAACTGG GTAACGGTATTGCGGCACTCCACTCGGTGCCCACCGCTATCTTCTGTGTCCTGCATTGCCTGCAGCCCCGCGAATGCCTTCCAGAGAACTACGGCGGCCTGGAGAGGACAATATCGTACAGCTTGGCATTGGGAGGGGACACGGACACCATAGCCTGCATGGCCGGGGCCATCGCTGGGGCCCACTACGGCATCGAGGCCATACCACAGTCCTGGATGAAGTGCTGCGAGGGGGCAGAGGACGCAGACATTAACGCAGAGCGGCTTCACAGGCTTTACCACCAGTCGTTACAGGGCGGCGGGAGCGGGACAGGAGAGCAGAGCCGTGAATTCCGTTCTGTGAAGAAGTCGAACTCCTCTAACGgtacagagaagaaaaatgaagcagAGTGA